The genomic interval CGACCGTCGTCGGGCGGCTACCGCGGTGAACGTGGTGAACGTTCTGAGACACCGCGCACAGGCGGACCGAAGAAATGGAAGAGCCGCGAGGATTCACCACGACCGTCGTCGGGCGGCTACCGCGGTGAACGTGGTGAACGCAGTGACACGCCGCGCACAGGCGGACCGAAGAAGTGGAAGAGCCGCGAGGGTTCACCACGTCCGTCGTCGGGCGGCTACCGCGGTGAACGCGGCGAACCTGGCGAGACACCGCGCACAGGCGGACCGAAAAAATGGAAGAGCCGCGAGGATTCACCACGTCCGTCGTCGGGCGGGTACCGCGGCGAACGCGGCGAACGCGGTGAGCGCGGTGAGCGCGGTGAGCGCGGCGAACGCGGTGAGCGGAGCGAGACACCGCGCACAGGCGGACAGAAGAGATGGAATGACCGCGGAGACAGCGCTCGCGCGACTTCGGGTGGTTTCGGAGAGGGACGTGGAGAGAAGCGGCCGACGGGTGAGCGCGAAGGTGCGAACCGTCCGCGGACCTATCAATCCGGCGGGCAGAAGAAGTCCGGCGGCGGATCACGCGGCAAGGGCAAGGGCAAAGGCGGCAGGGATCAGATCCCCGCACGCGGCAGCCGTTCACGCACGCAGACGGCGGCGTTGCGCCCCATCGCGGAGCAGGTGCGTCTCAACAAGTTTCTTGCGGATGCGGGCATCGCTGCGCGTCGCAAAGCCGACGAGCTGATCACATCGGGTGAAGTGAAAGTAAACGGCATCACCGTGACTGAACTGGGCGTGCACATCCGTCCCGGCGACGACCGCATCTCGGTGCGCGGTCTCGAGGTGCACATCGATTCGCAGCTTGTGTACATCGTGCTGAACAAACCGAAGGACTGCATCACCACCACGTCCGACGAAAAGGGCCGCACCACCGTGCTCGATCTCGTGCCGTCGCATCACCGGCTCTATCCTGTCGGGCGGCTCGACCGCAACACCACCGGCGTGCTGCTGCTGACAAACGACGGCGACCTCGCGTACAACCTCACACACCCGCGATTCCAACATCCGCGCACCTACCTCGCGGAATTGACGACCGGACTGAAGCCGCACGATCTGTCGAAACTGCGGACGGGCGTGAAGCTCGAGGACGGCTTGACGGAACCGTGCGAGGCGACCGTGGTGGATGCGCCGCGGAATCTGACCGTCGCGCTGATCCTGCACGAGGGCCGCAACAGGCAGGTGCGCCGCATGTTCGAGGCGCTGGGCTACGATGTGCGCAAACTCGAACGTGTGGAGTTCGCGGGTCTGACCGCCGACGGCCTGCGCCGAGGTGAGTGGCGCTACCTCGGTGAACATGAAGTGGGCCGCCTGAAAAAGATGTCCGGCGGCGCCAAGGGCGCGCGGAAGCCCGTGCGCGCACGCGACGACGAATAGCCACCAACGCCAGCGGAGAATCATGCCACGCAGGACAGACATATCGTCGATTCTGATACTCGGCTCCGGACCGATCGTCATCGGGCAGGCGTGCGAGTTCGACTATTCCGGAACCCAGGCCGTGCGCGCCCTGCGCGCCGAGGGCTACCGCATTGTGCTGATCAACAGCAATCCCGCGACGATCATGACCGATCCCGAATTCGCGGACGCGACGTACATCGAGCCGCTCACGATCGAAGTGGCCGAACGAGTCATCGCGCGTGAACGCCCGGACGCGGTGCTGCCCACCATGGGCGGACAGACGGCATTAAATCTCGCCGTCGGACTTGCGGAGCACGGCATACTCGAGAAGTACAACGTACAGTTGATCGGCGCCTCGCTGCCGGCCATACGCATGGCGGAGGACCGCGAACAGTTTCTCGCCGCGATGCAGCGCTGCGGCCTCGAAATGCCTCGTGGATATTTTGTGCGCACGCTGGCCGAAGCCCACGCGGCCGTGGAACAGATCGGCTTCCCCGCGATCATCCGTCCCTCGTTCACGCTGGGCGGCTCGGGCGGCGGCATCGCGTACAACATGGAAGAATTCCTGACGAAGGTGACACACGGGCTCACGCTGAGTCCGATCAGCCAGGTGCTTGTCGAGGAATCCATACTCGGCTGGAAGGAATACGAACTCGAGGTGATGCGCGACACGAAGGACAACGTGGTGATCGTCTGTTCCATCGAGAACCTCGATCCCATCGGCGTGCACACGGGCGATTCCATCACCGTCGCGCCCGCGCAGACGCTCACCGACAAGGAGTATCAGCGCCTCCGCGACGCGGCCATCCGCATCATGCGCGAGATCGGCGTGGAGACAGGCGGATCGAACGTGCAGTTCGCCGTGCACCCCGGCACCGGGCGCATGACCGTGATCGAGATGAATCCGCGCGTCTCGCGCAGCTCCGCGCTCGCGTCCAAGGCCACGGGCTTCCCCATCGCCAAGATCGCCGCGCTGCTGGCCGTCGGCTACACACTCGACGAAATTCCGAACGACATCACACGCGTCACGCCCGCCTGCTTCGAACCGACCATCGACTACATCGTCACAAAAATTCCGCGCTGGGATTTCGCGAAATTCCCGGGCGCGGACAGCGCGCTGGGCGTGCAGATGAAATCCGTCGGCGAAGTGATGGCGATCGGCCGCACGTTCAAGGAGTCGCTGCAGAAAGCGCTCCGCTCGCTCGAGATCGGCCGCCACGGCCTCGGCGCCGACGGCAAGGATCCCGTGTTCCCGCCCGATCTCGCCGAGAGCGAACGCGAGGCGCTTGCGCGCGAACTCCGCATGCGCATCGCCACGCCGCGCCACGACCGCCTCTTCGACCTGCGCCTCGCCATGCTGGCGGGTGTCGACGACGAGGAACTGCACCGCATCACGGGCATCGATCCCTGGTTCCTCGCCCAGATCCGCGAGATCGTGGAACTGGAACTGCGGCTGCGCGAAACGACACTTCCCGGAT from Ignavibacteriota bacterium carries:
- a CDS encoding rRNA pseudouridine synthase — translated: RPSSGGYRGERGERSETPRTGGPKKWKSREDSPRPSSGGYRGERGERSDTPRTGGPKKWKSREGSPRPSSGGYRGERGEPGETPRTGGPKKWKSREDSPRPSSGGYRGERGERGERGERGERGERGERSETPRTGGQKRWNDRGDSARATSGGFGEGRGEKRPTGEREGANRPRTYQSGGQKKSGGGSRGKGKGKGGRDQIPARGSRSRTQTAALRPIAEQVRLNKFLADAGIAARRKADELITSGEVKVNGITVTELGVHIRPGDDRISVRGLEVHIDSQLVYIVLNKPKDCITTTSDEKGRTTVLDLVPSHHRLYPVGRLDRNTTGVLLLTNDGDLAYNLTHPRFQHPRTYLAELTTGLKPHDLSKLRTGVKLEDGLTEPCEATVVDAPRNLTVALILHEGRNRQVRRMFEALGYDVRKLERVEFAGLTADGLRRGEWRYLGEHEVGRLKKMSGGAKGARKPVRARDDE
- the carB gene encoding carbamoyl-phosphate synthase large subunit, which encodes MPRRTDISSILILGSGPIVIGQACEFDYSGTQAVRALRAEGYRIVLINSNPATIMTDPEFADATYIEPLTIEVAERVIARERPDAVLPTMGGQTALNLAVGLAEHGILEKYNVQLIGASLPAIRMAEDREQFLAAMQRCGLEMPRGYFVRTLAEAHAAVEQIGFPAIIRPSFTLGGSGGGIAYNMEEFLTKVTHGLTLSPISQVLVEESILGWKEYELEVMRDTKDNVVIVCSIENLDPIGVHTGDSITVAPAQTLTDKEYQRLRDAAIRIMREIGVETGGSNVQFAVHPGTGRMTVIEMNPRVSRSSALASKATGFPIAKIAALLAVGYTLDEIPNDITRVTPACFEPTIDYIVTKIPRWDFAKFPGADSALGVQMKSVGEVMAIGRTFKESLQKALRSLEIGRHGLGADGKDPVFPPDLAESEREALARELRMRIATPRHDRLFDLRLAMLAGVDDEELHRITGIDPWFLAQIREIVELELRLRETTLPG